A single genomic interval of halophilic archaeon DL31 harbors:
- a CDS encoding Conserved hypothetical protein CHP03663 (TIGRFAM: Conserved hypothetical protein CHP03663~KEGG: hmu:Hmuk_1552 dolichyl-phosphate-mannose-proteinmannosyltransf erase): MDSSAVASALDRTDRTVRAVAGIVLLGLFARLVFLGQRVAHYDEGRVAYWALNYLETGSIRYRYIVHGPFAQYVNARIFDLFGATDFTMRLFVALVGASLPLLALLFRDRLRDSEVLAMAALLAFNPVLLYYSRFYRSTLLVAAFMTAGFGFALRAYDRNKPVLLYPAFGLAALGVASKENAVVYLLCWLGAGALLLDFSLMHPKNARTGVAAVGRRLRPLVVAVQGPNPSKDVLAWGGISLLSLLVFGYAAVSGWPLIATFALLIGFIAGVFLAEELFPRRLVFPWGEALLGGVALFFVVSLYFYAPRSPGPAVGLWDAVFDPTQFPTLLDRTWADIDAGLRYWFGGSTDPGCGKDNLIEGYLCYLEHSLGVLADFAAVTVVFSVSGFAVARYAGTRPRPLVMFAGYWGFVSIFGYPLGTDIRAGWIMVNALVPLTIPAGVGLALVGSWGRETLLNEDHVGTALTAVIFLLVAGLIVGPAVSGVYLNPTSDDNSMVQYAQPQQDLRGTLDDIAAIAADHDGTDVLFYGDTLVAEPGTGGEPRPECLRLLQGLPLHWYTAADDWEAQCAYNETALDQQLSEDRPAVIIAHSQREAQLDNRLEGYDKRFHYLRTIGRELVIYVDEDALVGAAR, from the coding sequence ATGGATAGCTCTGCAGTCGCGTCGGCACTCGACCGGACCGACCGCACGGTCCGGGCGGTCGCCGGCATCGTCCTCCTCGGCCTCTTCGCCCGACTCGTCTTCCTCGGGCAGCGGGTCGCCCACTACGACGAGGGCCGCGTCGCCTACTGGGCGCTCAACTATCTGGAGACCGGATCGATCCGCTACCGCTACATCGTCCACGGGCCGTTCGCCCAGTACGTCAACGCGCGAATCTTCGACCTCTTCGGCGCGACCGACTTCACGATGCGGCTGTTCGTTGCGCTGGTCGGCGCATCGCTGCCGCTGCTCGCGTTGCTGTTCCGTGACCGGCTGCGGGACAGTGAGGTCCTCGCCATGGCGGCGCTGCTGGCGTTCAACCCCGTTTTGCTCTACTACTCGCGGTTTTACCGCAGTACGCTGCTGGTCGCGGCGTTCATGACCGCCGGGTTCGGCTTCGCGCTCCGTGCATACGACCGGAACAAGCCCGTACTACTCTACCCGGCGTTCGGCCTGGCGGCGCTGGGCGTTGCCTCGAAGGAGAACGCCGTGGTCTATCTGCTCTGCTGGCTGGGCGCCGGCGCGCTGTTGCTGGATTTCTCGTTGATGCATCCGAAAAACGCCCGTACGGGAGTGGCGGCCGTCGGCAGGCGGCTCCGTCCGCTCGTGGTGGCAGTCCAGGGGCCGAACCCGTCGAAGGACGTGCTGGCGTGGGGCGGCATCTCGCTTCTCTCGCTGTTGGTGTTCGGCTACGCGGCGGTATCGGGCTGGCCGCTCATCGCGACGTTTGCCCTCCTCATCGGGTTCATCGCGGGCGTCTTCCTGGCTGAGGAACTGTTCCCCCGTCGACTCGTGTTCCCCTGGGGCGAGGCGCTGCTGGGCGGTGTCGCGCTCTTCTTCGTCGTTTCGCTCTACTTCTACGCGCCACGGTCGCCAGGTCCTGCGGTCGGCCTCTGGGACGCGGTGTTCGACCCGACGCAGTTCCCGACGTTGCTCGACCGGACGTGGGCCGACATCGACGCCGGCCTCCGCTACTGGTTCGGCGGGAGCACCGACCCCGGCTGCGGGAAGGACAACCTCATCGAGGGCTACCTCTGCTACCTCGAGCACTCGCTGGGTGTGCTCGCGGACTTCGCCGCGGTGACGGTGGTCTTCTCGGTGTCCGGCTTCGCCGTCGCGCGCTACGCTGGCACGCGGCCGCGCCCGCTAGTGATGTTCGCGGGCTACTGGGGCTTCGTCAGCATCTTCGGCTACCCCCTTGGAACCGACATCCGCGCCGGCTGGATTATGGTGAACGCGCTGGTCCCGCTCACCATCCCTGCTGGCGTCGGCCTCGCGCTCGTGGGCTCGTGGGGGCGAGAGACGCTGTTGAACGAAGACCACGTCGGCACCGCGCTGACGGCGGTCATCTTCCTGCTCGTGGCGGGGTTGATCGTCGGGCCGGCGGTGTCGGGGGTCTACCTGAACCCGACCAGCGACGACAACTCGATGGTCCAGTACGCCCAGCCCCAACAGGACCTCCGGGGGACACTCGACGATATCGCCGCCATCGCCGCCGACCACGACGGCACTGACGTGCTGTTCTACGGCGACACGCTGGTCGCCGAACCGGGGACTGGCGGCGAGCCGAGACCGGAGTGTTTGCGACTGTTACAGGGGCTGCCGTTGCACTGGTACACCGCGGCCGACGACTGGGAGGCTCAATGTGCCTACAACGAGACGGCGCTCGACCAGCAGTTGAGCGAGGACCGGCCGGCGGTCATCATCGCCCACAGCCAGCGCGAGGCGCAACTCGACAACCGCCTCGAGGGGTACGACAAGCGATTCCACTATCTCCGCACCATCGGCCGAGAACTGGTGATCTATGTGGATGAGGATGCGCTCGTGGGGGCAGCGCGATGA
- a CDS encoding protein of unknown function DUF309 (KEGG: htu:Htur_0433 protein of unknown function DUF309) encodes MTDAADRLLAGAAAYNVAEFRVAETVWVAGPGPLFSGLAALADAVASGRAGEWTAATAAAERARELLAAADPAGISRPPLGRWLDTFLADPESVERGRPPAVLVDGERRVPGTLPLSAAGLAAEALATASEYDDAVITDAVMFAGRESQPEQSTYATFLRDFVGNPDRRPVVYERLSGLVERDQRKERDVSGLFDGEG; translated from the coding sequence ATGACGGACGCCGCGGACCGCCTCCTCGCCGGCGCGGCAGCCTACAACGTCGCCGAGTTTCGGGTCGCAGAGACGGTCTGGGTGGCTGGGCCGGGACCGCTCTTTTCGGGACTCGCCGCGCTGGCCGACGCCGTCGCCAGCGGCCGTGCAGGCGAGTGGACGGCCGCGACCGCCGCGGCCGAGCGCGCCCGAGAGCTGCTTGCTGCGGCCGACCCCGCGGGAATCAGCCGGCCGCCGTTGGGGCGGTGGCTCGACACCTTCCTTGCCGACCCGGAGTCAGTCGAACGTGGCCGCCCGCCGGCGGTGCTCGTCGACGGCGAGCGACGCGTGCCGGGGACGCTCCCGCTGAGCGCTGCGGGACTGGCTGCGGAAGCGCTCGCAACCGCCAGCGAGTACGACGATGCTGTGATTACGGACGCCGTCATGTTTGCGGGGCGGGAGTCACAGCCCGAGCAGTCGACCTACGCGACGTTCCTGCGGGATTTCGTGGGCAACCCAGACCGTCGACCGGTGGTGTACGAACGGCTTTCGGGACTGGTCGAGCGGGATCAGCGGAAAGAACGGGACGTGTCGGGGCTGTTCGACGGCGAGGGGTGA
- a CDS encoding NAD-dependent epimerase/dehydratase (PFAM: NAD-dependent epimerase/dehydratase~KEGG: hla:Hlac_0117 NAD-dependent epimerase/dehydratase), with protein sequence MDEPVLLTGAGGRVGQAILSRLADADEWRLLDREPIPEERRHGVPESETVVADVTDREAVADAVRGCRAVIHLAGDPRPNAPWDSLLANNIDGTQTVFRAAVDAGVEKVVFASSNHAVGAYEEDDRTPEMYRKDDEFRLDGTELPRPSNLYGVSKASGETLGRFYHDHHDLSVACVRIGNLTESHPPKEYERGQAMWLSHRDCAHLFDRCLVADYGYEIVYGISDNDRKYYSITRAKEVLGYEPVDNSAEFTFEAEPKE encoded by the coding sequence ATGGACGAGCCGGTCCTGTTGACGGGTGCTGGCGGCCGCGTCGGTCAAGCCATCCTCTCCCGGCTGGCCGACGCCGACGAGTGGCGGCTCCTCGATCGGGAACCGATCCCCGAGGAGCGTCGCCACGGGGTCCCCGAGTCCGAGACCGTGGTCGCCGACGTGACCGACAGGGAGGCGGTCGCTGACGCTGTCCGCGGCTGTCGCGCGGTCATCCACCTCGCGGGCGACCCGCGCCCGAACGCGCCCTGGGACTCGCTACTTGCCAACAACATCGACGGCACCCAGACGGTGTTCCGCGCAGCCGTCGACGCCGGCGTGGAGAAGGTGGTGTTCGCCTCCTCGAACCACGCTGTCGGCGCCTACGAAGAGGACGACCGAACGCCGGAGATGTACCGCAAGGACGACGAGTTCCGCCTCGACGGCACCGAACTCCCCCGGCCCTCGAACCTCTACGGCGTCTCAAAAGCCAGCGGCGAGACGCTCGGTCGCTTCTACCACGACCACCACGACCTCTCGGTGGCCTGTGTGCGCATCGGCAACCTCACCGAGAGCCATCCGCCGAAGGAGTACGAGCGCGGGCAGGCGATGTGGCTCTCTCACCGTGACTGTGCCCACCTGTTCGACCGCTGTCTTGTGGCCGACTACGGCTACGAAATCGTCTACGGGATCTCCGACAACGACCGGAAGTACTACTCCATCACGCGCGCGAAAGAAGTGCTCGGCTACGAACCGGTGGACAACTCTGCAGAGTTCACCTTTGAAGCCGAACCAAAAGAGTAA
- a CDS encoding protein of unknown function DUF372 (PFAM: Protein of unknown function DUF372; Protein of unknown function DUF381~KEGG: hla:Hlac_0062 protein of unknown function DUF372), which translates to MSDPTDAQQASFEAGIKFGSLYHQFAGTPVSPDSTRSLERAMEEAIENQPYCEEVSVTILDDRVADDLEHENGYTELSGHLMEVEMTIDYEGVIARTRMEMEDGYPLMKLVAVDG; encoded by the coding sequence ATGTCCGACCCGACCGACGCCCAGCAGGCCAGTTTCGAGGCCGGCATCAAGTTCGGCTCGCTCTACCACCAGTTCGCCGGCACCCCCGTCTCGCCCGACTCCACACGCAGTCTGGAACGGGCGATGGAGGAAGCCATCGAGAACCAACCCTACTGCGAGGAGGTTTCTGTGACCATCCTCGACGACCGGGTCGCCGACGACCTCGAGCACGAGAACGGGTATACGGAGCTCTCGGGCCACCTGATGGAGGTCGAGATGACCATCGACTACGAAGGCGTGATCGCCCGCACGCGGATGGAGATGGAGGACGGCTACCCGCTGATGAAGCTGGTCGCCGTCGACGGGTAG
- a CDS encoding hypothetical protein (KEGG: hla:Hlac_0081 hypothetical protein) — translation MSQTTFDEDDLFGEAAAEMRSEVEEHLDAAREALPTADAIWEVEAENTLGVLNSLRSALDTGDAAEQLRQAKKQYVMGERADAFEDAEDLEADIDDLEDLLEEIEDAHEDVGELAGTLPGLRSELQEAEAGADEEADDEDDEEEEE, via the coding sequence ATGAGCCAGACCACGTTCGACGAGGACGACCTGTTCGGCGAGGCGGCGGCGGAGATGCGTTCAGAGGTCGAAGAGCATCTCGACGCCGCTCGGGAGGCGCTCCCGACGGCCGACGCCATCTGGGAGGTCGAGGCCGAGAACACGCTCGGCGTGCTGAACTCGCTGCGCTCGGCGCTCGACACCGGCGACGCGGCCGAACAGCTCCGACAGGCGAAAAAGCAGTACGTGATGGGCGAGCGCGCCGACGCCTTTGAGGATGCCGAGGACCTGGAGGCCGATATCGACGACCTCGAGGACCTCCTCGAGGAGATTGAGGACGCCCACGAGGACGTTGGCGAGCTCGCTGGAACGCTGCCCGGCCTGCGCTCGGAGCTACAGGAGGCCGAGGCCGGCGCCGACGAGGAAGCGGACGACGAGGACGACGAGGAAGAAGAGGAGTAG
- a CDS encoding Creatininase (PFAM: Creatininase~KEGG: hvo:HVO_0507 creatininase): MKLADATWTDLRDADTRLALLPVGSTEGHGPHAPLGTDTLNAETVAAAGAERYEDEHGVPVVVGPPMTVGISEEHRAFDGTLWVSPDTFRSYVRETVESLAHHGFDRVVLVNGHGGNVDALREVSARLTRDGTAYTAPFTWFDSVGEHSSEMGHAGPLETAMLRHTNPDLVREDRIEAAQEGGSDRWGEWVSGVNLAYDSDQFTENGVVGDPAEGDADRGAELLDLASEGLVELLDALATK; the protein is encoded by the coding sequence ATGAAGCTCGCCGACGCCACGTGGACTGACCTCCGGGACGCCGACACCCGCCTCGCACTCCTGCCCGTCGGGTCAACGGAGGGCCACGGCCCACACGCCCCGCTCGGAACCGACACCCTGAACGCTGAAACCGTTGCTGCGGCGGGCGCCGAGCGCTACGAGGACGAGCACGGCGTACCGGTCGTCGTCGGCCCGCCGATGACGGTCGGCATCAGTGAGGAACACCGCGCGTTCGATGGCACGCTCTGGGTGTCGCCCGATACCTTCCGGAGCTATGTCCGCGAGACCGTCGAGAGCCTCGCTCACCACGGTTTCGACCGGGTCGTGCTGGTCAACGGCCACGGCGGCAACGTCGACGCGCTCAGGGAGGTGAGCGCCCGGCTCACCCGAGATGGAACGGCCTACACCGCACCGTTCACGTGGTTCGATTCGGTGGGAGAGCACAGCAGCGAGATGGGCCACGCTGGCCCGCTGGAGACGGCGATGCTGCGCCACACTAACCCCGACCTCGTTCGTGAGGACCGTATCGAGGCGGCACAGGAGGGCGGCAGCGACCGCTGGGGTGAGTGGGTCTCGGGGGTGAATCTGGCCTACGACAGCGATCAGTTCACAGAGAACGGTGTCGTCGGCGATCCGGCCGAGGGCGACGCCGACCGCGGGGCGGAGCTACTGGACCTGGCGAGCGAGGGGTTGGTGGAACTGCTCGACGCACTGGCGACGAAGTAG
- a CDS encoding Xenobiotic-transporting ATPase (PFAM: ABC transporter-like; ABC transporter, transmembrane region~KEGG: hbo:Hbor_27240 ABC multidrug transporter ATPase/permease component~SMART: ATPase, AAA+ type, core): MSHPSDEDDPFEDIRQKTENPMKRLFEKYGARNARYFSLGFFGSVAARVLDLLPPLLLGIAIDAIFLGQREFDLPIVPQSWLPNTVEGQFWFTIGIIAFSFFGGSAFHWVRNYGWNSFAQSIQHSVRTDTYDKMQRLNMDFFAEKQTGEMMSILSNDVNRLERFLNDGMNSAFRLGVMVVGIAGILLWLNPRLALVTLLPIPIIAITTWKFIDVIQPKYADVRKTVGHLNSRLENNLGGIKVIKTFNTESFESDRVDDVSMEYYDANWDAINTRIKFFPALRVIAGAGFVLTFMAGGLWVLGEAPLWLTNGETLGVGTFTSFILYTQRFIWPMAQFGSIINMYQRARASSARLFGLMDTPSRIVEDPDADDLEVTDGRVEYDDVSFGYDDETIVKDINFEVDGGGTVALVGPTGAGKSTVLKLLLRMYDVDDGAIRIDQQDIRDVTIPSLRKKLGYVSQDTFMFYGTVSDNIEYGTFGADHEQVVEAAKAAEAHEFIMNLPEGYETEIGERGVKLSGGQRQRLSIARAVLKDPKILILDEATSDVDTETEMLIQRSIDKLTADRTTFAIAHRLSTIKDADKIIVLEDGQIVERGSHEELISEDGLYAHLWGVQAGEIDELPEEFIQRAQQRHAEADVDMDDD, translated from the coding sequence ATGTCACACCCTTCTGATGAGGATGATCCGTTCGAGGACATCCGACAGAAGACGGAAAACCCCATGAAGCGGTTGTTCGAGAAGTACGGCGCGCGAAACGCGCGCTACTTCAGTCTCGGCTTCTTCGGCAGCGTCGCGGCCCGTGTCCTCGACCTGCTCCCGCCGCTGCTTCTGGGTATCGCAATCGACGCCATCTTTCTGGGCCAACGGGAGTTCGACCTCCCCATCGTTCCCCAGTCGTGGCTCCCGAACACCGTGGAGGGGCAGTTCTGGTTCACCATCGGCATCATCGCCTTCTCCTTCTTCGGCGGGTCGGCGTTCCACTGGGTCAGGAACTACGGCTGGAACTCCTTCGCACAGAGCATCCAGCACAGCGTCCGTACCGACACCTACGACAAGATGCAGCGGCTAAACATGGACTTCTTCGCGGAGAAGCAGACCGGGGAGATGATGTCCATCCTCTCGAACGACGTGAACCGCCTCGAGCGGTTCCTCAACGACGGGATGAACTCCGCGTTCCGTCTCGGGGTGATGGTGGTCGGCATCGCGGGCATCCTCCTCTGGCTCAACCCCCGGCTCGCGCTGGTGACGCTGCTGCCCATCCCCATCATCGCCATCACCACCTGGAAGTTCATCGACGTCATCCAGCCCAAATACGCCGACGTGCGCAAGACCGTCGGCCACCTCAACAGCCGTCTCGAGAACAACCTGGGCGGCATCAAGGTCATCAAGACGTTCAACACGGAGAGCTTCGAGTCCGACCGCGTCGACGACGTGTCGATGGAGTACTACGATGCCAACTGGGACGCCATTAACACCCGAATCAAGTTCTTCCCCGCGCTGCGGGTCATCGCGGGTGCCGGCTTCGTCCTCACGTTCATGGCCGGCGGCCTATGGGTGCTCGGCGAGGCCCCCCTGTGGCTCACAAACGGTGAGACGCTGGGCGTCGGGACGTTCACGTCGTTCATCCTCTACACCCAGCGGTTCATCTGGCCGATGGCGCAGTTCGGCTCCATCATCAACATGTACCAGCGGGCCCGCGCCTCCAGCGCTCGCCTGTTCGGGCTGATGGACACCCCCTCGCGTATCGTCGAGGACCCCGACGCCGATGATCTCGAGGTCACAGATGGCCGCGTCGAGTACGACGACGTGAGCTTTGGCTACGACGACGAGACCATCGTGAAGGACATCAACTTCGAAGTCGACGGTGGCGGCACCGTTGCACTCGTCGGCCCGACCGGGGCCGGGAAGTCCACCGTGCTCAAACTCCTGCTGCGGATGTACGACGTGGACGACGGCGCCATCCGCATCGACCAGCAGGACATCCGCGACGTGACCATCCCTTCGCTCCGGAAGAAGCTGGGCTACGTCTCCCAGGACACGTTCATGTTCTACGGGACGGTCTCGGACAACATCGAGTACGGCACCTTCGGCGCCGACCACGAACAGGTCGTCGAGGCCGCAAAGGCCGCCGAGGCCCACGAGTTCATCATGAACCTCCCCGAGGGCTACGAGACCGAAATCGGCGAGCGTGGGGTCAAGCTCTCCGGCGGTCAGCGCCAGCGCCTCTCCATCGCGCGGGCGGTTCTGAAAGACCCCAAAATCCTCATCCTCGACGAGGCGACCTCCGACGTGGACACGGAGACGGAGATGCTCATCCAGCGCTCCATCGACAAGCTGACTGCGGACCGCACCACCTTCGCCATCGCGCACCGCCTCTCCACCATCAAGGACGCGGACAAGATCATCGTCCTCGAGGACGGCCAGATCGTCGAGCGTGGCAGCCACGAGGAGCTCATCAGTGAGGACGGCCTCTACGCCCACCTCTGGGGCGTCCAGGCTGGCGAAATCGACGAGCTCCCAGAGGAGTTCATCCAGCGCGCCCAGCAGCGCCACGCCGAAGCGGACGTAGACATGGACGACGACTAA
- a CDS encoding putative dehydrogenase (KEGG: hvo:HVO_0505 putative dehydrogenase), which translates to MTDEIEALGELEGWTTEEFAARVHYQGDGDRYSIEYYAPSDCVLYWKVKGDGETAVPVGRDTVPDPLRARIRRDLEAAGVDPSVEERPL; encoded by the coding sequence ATGACTGATGAAATCGAAGCGCTCGGTGAGCTGGAGGGGTGGACCACCGAGGAGTTCGCTGCCCGAGTACATTATCAGGGCGACGGCGACCGCTACAGCATCGAGTACTACGCGCCGAGTGACTGTGTGCTCTACTGGAAGGTGAAGGGGGACGGAGAGACCGCTGTTCCCGTCGGCCGGGATACGGTGCCGGACCCACTGCGGGCGCGCATCCGCCGCGACCTTGAGGCAGCCGGTGTGGACCCGAGTGTCGAGGAACGCCCGCTTTAG
- a CDS encoding protein of unknown function DUF192 (PFAM: Protein of unknown function DUF192~KEGG: hbo:Hbor_27220 hypothetical protein) has product MFDRRRLALLAVVALVVAGAAYAVESSNDERTTVTFADENGTTLASADVAVSDTLPERDTGLSDTNSLGPNEGMLFVHPSEGNHTYVMREMAFPIDIVFVAADGTITTIHHAELPDDDEKLQGYAGRGKYVIELPYSFTNRTGIEVGDTIQIPGQHRTVEG; this is encoded by the coding sequence GTGTTCGACCGTCGTCGCCTCGCCCTCCTCGCTGTCGTCGCCCTCGTCGTCGCCGGCGCCGCCTACGCCGTCGAGAGCAGCAACGACGAGCGGACGACCGTCACCTTTGCCGACGAGAACGGCACCACGCTCGCGAGCGCTGACGTGGCCGTTTCTGATACGCTCCCGGAGCGCGACACCGGGCTCAGCGACACCAACTCCCTCGGCCCCAACGAGGGGATGTTGTTCGTCCACCCGAGCGAGGGCAACCACACCTACGTGATGCGCGAGATGGCGTTCCCCATCGACATCGTCTTCGTCGCCGCCGACGGCACCATCACGACCATTCACCACGCCGAACTCCCCGACGATGACGAGAAGCTGCAGGGCTATGCCGGCCGCGGCAAGTACGTCATCGAGCTTCCCTACAGCTTCACCAACCGCACAGGGATTGAGGTCGGTGACACCATCCAGATACCCGGACAACACCGTACGGTCGAGGGCTGA
- a CDS encoding hypothetical protein (KEGG: hmu:Hmuk_2025 hypothetical protein) codes for MPGTRAGIQLSQFEFNERVGRYRAHYDQDEHTTTEAVVAMLSEVMETDPVKIKPLFYSIDPDALNAIFRVRDPGVDTVELTFSHEGYTITVHSHAVIDVVQPHNQVEVNQKATITHTTV; via the coding sequence ATGCCTGGAACACGTGCGGGTATCCAACTGTCTCAATTCGAGTTTAACGAACGGGTCGGACGCTACCGAGCTCACTACGACCAGGACGAACACACAACGACCGAGGCCGTCGTCGCCATGTTGTCGGAAGTGATGGAGACTGACCCGGTCAAGATTAAACCACTTTTCTATTCAATAGATCCAGACGCACTGAATGCCATCTTTCGCGTGCGAGACCCGGGTGTTGACACCGTCGAACTCACCTTCTCACACGAGGGCTACACCATTACCGTCCACAGTCACGCTGTGATCGACGTGGTACAACCCCACAACCAGGTAGAGGTGAACCAGAAAGCGACGATCACACATACTACCGTCTGA
- a CDS encoding Uncharacterized conserved protein UCP01500 (PFAM: Uncharacterised conserved protein UCP01500~KEGG: hje:HacjB3_02985 hypothetical protein) — protein sequence MADTVEAEEPDPAPSDVGKGLLDTEMGPSSAMAHLYRGEVHRMKLWRERLDRTTNWAVLVMAAIITWAFSSPDNPHYILLIGVGTLGVFLTIEARRYRGYEIWRSRVRTLQENVWAPGLDPSAGVVTKDWRERLSRDYRVPTLKISAEEAIAHRLRRVYLPLAAVLFGAWLVRITAFSPEPFPESAAVGMIPGTAVALTVALVAAAAIFVGCRPRTWHAKGELRAEELREQRS from the coding sequence ATGGCTGATACCGTCGAGGCGGAGGAACCCGATCCGGCCCCGAGTGACGTGGGCAAGGGACTGCTCGACACCGAGATGGGGCCGAGCTCCGCGATGGCGCACCTCTACCGGGGCGAGGTCCACCGGATGAAGCTCTGGCGCGAACGCCTCGACCGCACCACCAACTGGGCGGTGTTGGTGATGGCCGCCATCATCACCTGGGCGTTCTCGAGCCCGGACAACCCCCACTACATCCTGCTCATCGGCGTTGGCACCCTCGGCGTGTTCCTCACTATCGAGGCCCGCCGCTACCGCGGCTACGAGATCTGGCGCTCCCGTGTCCGTACACTGCAGGAGAACGTCTGGGCACCCGGGCTCGACCCCTCCGCAGGCGTCGTCACCAAGGACTGGCGCGAACGCCTGAGCCGAGATTACCGAGTGCCGACGCTGAAAATCAGCGCCGAAGAAGCGATTGCCCACCGTCTCCGCCGGGTGTATCTCCCGCTGGCGGCAGTCCTGTTCGGCGCGTGGCTCGTCCGAATCACGGCGTTCTCGCCCGAACCGTTCCCCGAGAGCGCCGCGGTTGGGATGATTCCTGGAACGGCCGTCGCGCTGACGGTCGCGCTAGTCGCCGCCGCAGCCATCTTCGTGGGGTGCCGGCCGCGGACGTGGCACGCGAAGGGCGAACTACGGGCGGAGGAGTTGCGCGAACAGCGCTCGTAG
- a CDS encoding protein of unknown function DUF302 (PFAM: Protein of unknown function DUF302~KEGG: hma:pNG6027 hypothetical protein): MPYTLDETVDGAFDDVVARTEAALADEEFGVLCDIDIQAAFAEKLDVEFRQYRILGACNPAFAKQALEEELRLGALLPCNVIVYETDGGNVGVSAVDPGKLLSVVDNPELDAVADDVRERFERVLDELAA; this comes from the coding sequence ATGCCCTATACTCTTGACGAGACGGTCGACGGCGCGTTCGACGACGTCGTCGCACGGACTGAGGCTGCGCTGGCTGACGAGGAGTTCGGCGTCCTCTGTGACATCGACATTCAGGCGGCGTTCGCCGAGAAGCTGGATGTGGAGTTTCGACAGTACCGGATTCTCGGTGCCTGTAACCCGGCGTTCGCAAAGCAGGCCCTCGAAGAAGAGCTCCGACTCGGTGCGCTGCTGCCCTGCAACGTCATCGTCTACGAAACCGACGGGGGCAACGTGGGCGTGAGCGCCGTCGACCCGGGGAAGCTGCTGTCGGTGGTCGACAACCCCGAACTCGACGCCGTCGCCGACGACGTTCGCGAGCGCTTCGAGCGCGTGCTGGACGAACTGGCAGCCTAA
- a CDS encoding hypothetical protein (KEGG: hmu:Hmuk_3384 hypothetical protein) — MSADESAAESAAAPETVEAPSREELAARIDELADQLAATEDDDTPPKMAIVATKGTLDMAYPPLILASTAAAFGFDVTVFHTFWGLEILHEENASDLKLSSVGNPSMPVPNLVAALPGMDRMTTKLMERRIEENDTATIEELIETSLDMGVELQACQMTIDLLGYDESEFYDGVTVGVGAATAVQDMAEADVQLLV; from the coding sequence ATGAGCGCCGACGAGTCAGCAGCCGAGTCGGCTGCAGCCCCCGAAACCGTCGAGGCGCCATCCCGCGAGGAGCTGGCCGCCCGCATCGATGAACTTGCGGACCAACTCGCAGCCACCGAGGACGACGATACGCCACCGAAGATGGCGATTGTCGCCACCAAAGGCACGCTCGATATGGCCTACCCGCCGCTCATCCTCGCGAGCACCGCGGCAGCCTTCGGCTTCGACGTGACGGTGTTTCACACCTTCTGGGGGCTGGAAATTCTCCACGAGGAGAACGCCTCCGACCTCAAACTGAGTTCGGTTGGCAACCCCTCGATGCCGGTTCCGAATCTCGTCGCGGCGCTCCCGGGGATGGACCGTATGACGACGAAGCTGATGGAACGCCGTATCGAGGAGAACGACACCGCGACCATCGAGGAGCTCATCGAGACCTCCCTCGACATGGGTGTTGAGCTACAGGCCTGTCAGATGACGATTGACCTACTGGGCTACGATGAGAGTGAGTTCTACGACGGCGTAACCGTCGGTGTTGGCGCTGCCACCGCAGTACAGGATATGGCGGAGGCCGACGTACAGCTCCTGGTCTGA